From Terriglobia bacterium, one genomic window encodes:
- the secG gene encoding preprotein translocase subunit SecG: MLQGLITTVHVIVCAVLIVVVLLQHGKSADIAATFGGMGSQTAFGPRGTATVFSRLTTWCAIVFMLTSMALTYMTSVRGSSSIMDRVPTPAEAPKK; encoded by the coding sequence ATGCTGCAAGGTTTAATTACCACTGTTCATGTGATTGTTTGCGCGGTTCTCATTGTGGTGGTGCTGCTCCAGCACGGTAAGAGCGCCGATATTGCTGCTACTTTTGGCGGTATGGGAAGCCAGACCGCGTTTGGTCCGCGCGGCACGGCGACCGTATTTTCCCGGCTGACGACATGGTGCGCCATCGTTTTTATGCTTACGTCCATGGCGCTGACATATATGACCAGCGTGCGTGGTTCATCTTCAATCATGGACCGGGTACCAACTCCGGCCGAAGCACCGAAGAAGTAA
- a CDS encoding MBL fold metallo-hydrolase, whose protein sequence is MIHKIFPVGPLQCNCSVIGDEKTHEAMVIDPGDQIEGILEILRQEKLTLKQIVITHAHIDHVGGAMKLKAATGAPILMNQNDHALLKMLDMQAAWIGMRPPGDVHVDEAIGQGRVLKIGEISSNVIHTPGHTEGSICLYFPKEKKLIAGDTLFAGSIGRTDLPGGSMDKIMRSLHTQVMALPDETEVVPGHGPITTIGEERETNPFLQK, encoded by the coding sequence ATGATTCACAAAATCTTTCCCGTCGGGCCGCTGCAGTGCAACTGCTCCGTAATTGGCGACGAGAAAACCCACGAAGCCATGGTCATTGATCCTGGAGACCAGATCGAGGGAATTCTGGAAATCCTGCGCCAGGAAAAGCTCACGCTTAAGCAGATTGTAATTACACATGCACACATCGATCACGTGGGCGGCGCAATGAAACTTAAAGCAGCAACGGGCGCGCCTATTCTGATGAACCAGAATGATCATGCGCTATTGAAGATGCTCGACATGCAGGCGGCATGGATTGGCATGCGCCCGCCTGGGGACGTTCATGTGGATGAAGCAATTGGGCAGGGACGCGTGCTGAAGATCGGCGAAATCTCTTCAAACGTGATTCACACGCCGGGACACACGGAAGGCAGTATCTGCCTGTATTTCCCGAAAGAAAAGAAGTTGATCGCCGGAGACACACTCTTTGCCGGCAGCATTGGACGCACAGATCTGCCAGGTGGATCGATGGATAAAATCATGCGCTCATTGCATACGCAGGTGATGGCGTTGCCGGATGAAACCGAAGTCGTGCCCGGGCATGGGCCGATCACGACGATTGGTGAAGAGCGCGAGACGAATCCGTTTTTGCAAAAGTAA
- a CDS encoding ABC transporter permease, producing the protein MSTAAIARPRKPIKELPWQLWASQLAALLRIEIKKTLWMRRSIWIYLLAFAPTVMFGIHALTSPMGRNCSIEEDTRVLAYTFQIFYLRVGIFFGCMGLFTWLFRGEIVEKSLHYYFLSPMRRELLVAGKFLAGLITTSLIFGASVLLCFTFAYGHFGAPGRAFVFNGPGLGQLGSYLLVTVLACLGFGSIFLALSLIFKNPIIPGVVVLLWESFHAVAPSLLQKFSVTFYLAQLSPVTIPPDGLMALFTVIAEPVSPWLAIPGLLLLSAAILVFAAFRIRKTEISYLAD; encoded by the coding sequence ATGAGCACAGCAGCCATCGCGCGTCCGCGCAAGCCGATCAAGGAACTTCCGTGGCAGTTATGGGCTTCACAACTTGCGGCCTTGCTGCGGATTGAGATCAAGAAGACGCTCTGGATGCGCCGCAGTATATGGATCTACTTGCTGGCCTTTGCGCCAACAGTAATGTTCGGCATCCACGCTCTTACCAGCCCCATGGGACGCAATTGCAGCATTGAAGAAGATACGCGTGTGCTGGCCTATACATTCCAGATATTTTATTTGCGCGTCGGGATTTTCTTTGGCTGCATGGGCCTGTTCACCTGGCTGTTCCGCGGTGAAATTGTGGAGAAGAGCCTGCACTATTATTTCCTCTCGCCTATGCGGCGTGAATTGCTCGTAGCAGGGAAGTTTCTGGCCGGATTGATCACAACATCGCTGATCTTTGGCGCTTCAGTGCTGCTCTGTTTCACCTTTGCCTATGGACATTTTGGCGCTCCCGGTCGCGCGTTTGTGTTCAATGGACCCGGTCTTGGACAGCTAGGCTCCTATCTGCTCGTAACGGTACTTGCCTGCCTGGGTTTCGGTTCAATCTTTCTGGCGTTAAGCCTGATCTTCAAGAACCCGATCATCCCCGGCGTCGTAGTGCTGTTGTGGGAATCGTTCCATGCCGTTGCGCCATCCTTGCTGCAGAAATTCAGCGTTACGTTTTACCTGGCCCAGCTTTCACCAGTCACCATTCCGCCCGATGGTCTCATGGCGCTATTCACTGTCATAGCTGAACCCGTTTCGCCCTGGCTGGCGATTCCAGGATTGCTTTTACTGAGCGCCGCTATTCTGGTGTTCGCCGCATTTCGAATTCGCAAGACTGAGATCAGCTATCTGGCAGACTAG
- a CDS encoding ABC transporter ATP-binding protein, which produces MTTANSNIIFENVSKFYGEVLGVNRVNLTLPPGVTSLVGPNGSGKTTLMNLVTGLVRPTQGRVSVLGLTPDEPEEFFRHVGYCTQFDSFPKGVTGFEFIQQSLRLRGVSGPDAARLTTEAIDRVTMGDAAHRRVAGYSKGMRQRIRLAQAIAHHPTVLVLDEPLNGLDPMARSESIALFEALGKQGLHVIISSHVLHEVDKISDQVVLMSYGYVVAEGQIHGVRTEVKEHPMQILIRCARPGLLASRLFAQDHVVEAKLNNDGKGVLVRTKDADQFYQLLNKIVVEDDFAVDTVAPNDDDVNSVYQYLIGSGGGTV; this is translated from the coding sequence ATGACCACCGCGAACAGCAACATCATTTTTGAAAACGTCTCCAAGTTTTACGGCGAAGTTCTTGGCGTGAATCGTGTGAATCTGACTTTGCCTCCGGGCGTGACCAGCCTGGTGGGACCGAACGGTTCGGGCAAGACCACGCTAATGAACCTTGTTACAGGACTTGTCCGTCCAACCCAGGGCCGCGTTAGCGTATTGGGACTCACGCCGGACGAACCGGAAGAATTCTTTCGCCACGTAGGCTATTGCACGCAGTTCGATTCATTTCCCAAAGGCGTGACAGGCTTCGAATTCATTCAGCAATCACTGCGGCTGCGCGGAGTCAGCGGCCCTGACGCTGCACGCTTGACGACTGAAGCGATTGACCGCGTCACTATGGGCGATGCCGCTCATCGTCGCGTTGCGGGATACAGCAAGGGCATGCGCCAGCGCATCCGTCTGGCCCAGGCTATCGCACATCATCCCACAGTGCTGGTGCTCGATGAGCCGCTCAACGGCCTTGATCCCATGGCGCGCTCGGAATCCATTGCGCTATTTGAAGCGCTGGGAAAACAGGGCCTGCACGTGATCATTTCCAGCCACGTCCTGCATGAGGTCGATAAGATTTCCGATCAGGTTGTCCTCATGAGCTATGGCTACGTCGTCGCAGAAGGACAGATTCACGGCGTCCGCACGGAAGTGAAAGAGCATCCCATGCAGATTCTTATCCGCTGCGCGCGGCCAGGCTTGCTTGCGTCACGGCTGTTTGCGCAGGACCACGTGGTGGAAGCCAAGCTGAACAATGACGGCAAGGGAGTTCTGGTGCGCACAAAAGACGCCGACCAGTTTTATCAACTCCTGAACAAGATCGTAGTTGAAGACGATTTTGCCGTAGACACAGTCGCGCCCAATGATGACGACGTGAACTCCGTCTATCAATATCTCATTGGCAGCGGAGGAGGCACGGTATGA
- a CDS encoding ABC transporter permease subunit, which yields MAVYKRTYKAYHGPLTPAWSRFTVLTRYGLSTLFNSRPFTAYTVLCFLPFLVGLAYIYIVHSAAAQAVLGVGKTIPGTVNNVWFLSFLGFEAGMGFILAAWGGPGMITKDFANHSVQLYLSRPISRTEYLFGKISVLAALLSATTWIPALLLFFVKAELQGNGWLWDNLWMAGSIILGCLLWIAVISLVSMAAAVWVKWRIAATALMLGIFFLLPALGAVLDAILRTQWGSLINFTHMISIVWAHLFRLKAIERHSSGFDVVPLWAAWASLLSLCTACFWLLDRKLRAREVERS from the coding sequence ATGGCAGTCTATAAGCGTACATACAAGGCATACCACGGACCACTTACACCGGCGTGGTCGCGCTTTACCGTGCTGACGCGCTACGGCCTGTCAACATTATTTAACTCACGACCATTCACTGCTTACACTGTCTTGTGCTTCCTACCATTTCTTGTTGGGCTGGCCTACATCTATATAGTCCATAGCGCCGCAGCCCAGGCCGTACTGGGAGTGGGCAAGACAATTCCAGGGACAGTTAACAACGTCTGGTTTCTTTCATTCCTTGGCTTTGAAGCGGGGATGGGATTCATTCTTGCCGCATGGGGCGGACCGGGAATGATTACCAAGGATTTTGCCAATCACTCCGTGCAACTTTATCTCAGCCGGCCTATTTCACGAACTGAATATCTATTTGGCAAGATTTCTGTTCTGGCTGCCCTACTGTCAGCGACTACATGGATTCCAGCCCTGCTGTTGTTCTTTGTAAAAGCTGAGCTTCAGGGCAATGGTTGGCTTTGGGACAATCTCTGGATGGCGGGTTCGATCATACTGGGCTGTTTGCTGTGGATTGCCGTGATTTCTCTTGTTTCAATGGCAGCTGCAGTCTGGGTAAAGTGGCGCATTGCCGCGACTGCCCTGATGCTGGGAATATTCTTCCTGCTGCCGGCTCTTGGAGCTGTGCTGGATGCTATCTTGCGCACGCAGTGGGGCAGCCTGATCAACTTTACCCATATGATCTCCATTGTCTGGGCGCATCTGTTCCGGTTGAAAGCAATAGAGCGCCATTCTTCCGGCTTTGACGTAGTGCCGCTATGGGCCGCATGGGCGTCGCTCTTGTCGCTTTGCACCGCCTGCTTCTGGCTGCTCGATCGTAAGCTTCGGGCGCGGGAGGTGGAGCGCTCATGA
- a CDS encoding ABC transporter ATP-binding protein, which translates to MPATIEMQNLTVRLGNRVILNQLNGALSGRCIGLLGPNGSGKSTLINTLLGFYEPVGGEARIFGKEVKSNLRELRAAIGYMPESDAFIADMTGVRFVRYMAELSGLPRGEAMERAHEAFFYVGLGEARYRKLGTYSLGMKQLAKLAQAIAHGPKLVLLDEPTNGLDPEARIRMLQLVREIRDTGEVSVLISSHLLRDIEECCDQVLILKDGRIAALCNLEEERKANLKFLELEVTQGNGFLESVRGLGCECASFGAGRVRIVLPDNIDLRQIYRTAAEHEVQIRRMNYRRDTLEDIFLKAMAGTPQVPSAQQGSANGSL; encoded by the coding sequence ATGCCTGCAACCATTGAAATGCAAAACCTGACGGTGCGGCTGGGCAACAGGGTAATCCTGAACCAGTTGAACGGCGCGCTGTCAGGTCGTTGTATTGGACTGCTGGGCCCAAACGGTTCGGGCAAGTCAACCCTGATCAATACGCTGCTGGGATTTTATGAGCCTGTGGGCGGCGAAGCCCGCATCTTTGGCAAGGAAGTTAAAAGCAATCTGCGTGAACTCCGCGCCGCGATTGGCTACATGCCGGAAAGCGACGCTTTTATTGCCGACATGACCGGCGTCCGCTTTGTTCGATACATGGCGGAACTCTCAGGCCTACCGCGCGGTGAAGCGATGGAGCGCGCCCACGAAGCGTTCTTTTATGTCGGCTTGGGCGAGGCGCGGTACCGCAAGCTCGGAACATACTCGCTGGGAATGAAGCAACTGGCAAAGTTGGCCCAGGCCATCGCCCACGGGCCAAAGCTGGTGCTGCTGGACGAACCTACGAATGGCCTTGATCCTGAGGCGCGCATTCGCATGCTGCAACTGGTGCGTGAGATTCGCGATACTGGCGAGGTCAGCGTGCTCATCTCATCACACCTGTTGCGCGATATTGAAGAATGCTGCGATCAGGTGCTGATCCTGAAAGATGGCCGCATCGCCGCGCTATGCAATCTTGAAGAAGAGCGCAAAGCGAACCTGAAGTTTTTAGAACTGGAAGTCACGCAGGGCAATGGATTTCTGGAGTCGGTGCGCGGGCTGGGCTGCGAATGTGCCAGCTTTGGCGCCGGACGAGTCCGCATTGTGCTGCCGGACAACATTGATCTGCGCCAGATCTATCGCACCGCCGCAGAGCATGAAGTGCAGATACGCCGCATGAACTATCGCAGAGACACGCTCGAAGACATCTTCCTCAAGGCGATGGCCGGAACCCCGCAGGTACCTTCAGCACAACAGGGGAGCGCCAATGGCAGTCTATAA
- a CDS encoding FecR domain-containing protein yields the protein MKPDEKNRAINPGERLDHALNAMRAEQPDQETMNAAGERVWQRVSQEAAFPSTAQVASIRGCEDVRSLLPQYRNGTLAPARALLVESHLHECVACRREADNGKRERSALAPWKQELPQVANTGFRWVAAAAAIVIFAVATYFVQDKFFSGPQGMRARVESLNGVLTRVGYSGDQALKVGDEVSEGQMVRTGGGSHAMLRLRDGSVVEMNERAEFGVSMGRKDTTIQLERGNIIIQAAKRTSGHLYVAARDCRVSVTGTVFSVNAGMKGSRVSVIEGEVRVAEAGAEKVLHPGDQLTTNASLGTVPVKQEIAWSQNLDKHLALLAEFAHLSNKLETVQMPGLRFKSNVLPTLPANTVVFAGIPNLGDAVQQANKLFQQELQESAVLREWWQQVQAGKKNGPEFDELINYVHDLGQYLGDEIVFSVALNGHDGEPLVVAQVQHDGLKQFIQQEAAKYAGTKEHIRVVDEQELNQIPAQKGKQLLILVRSDFVAAAGDAATLKQFVAGLNSGGGGFAGTPFGQRMAAQYKNGADILFGANLAVMTSAHRPQSPEQTSRYQLTGLADVEYLIAERKGSGSQVQNHAQLTFANQRHGLASWLAAPAPIGGLDFVSTDAGAVAAFISKDPADMLDDVLNLADASGNNGSAKIAQGESELKIQFHRDLADTLGGEVTIALDGPILPTPSWKIVAEVKDPGRLQSTIQQLVTDVNDHVKGEHPGLALEQTSANGLTFYTIRHLDETKPFEATYTFTDGYMILGPSRALVMNAIAIHQNGNSLAHSADFRALLPQDEQPDVSAVLYQNLAPVIQPIAQQLSASQLQSLKQIAAETKPSVVCAYGESNAIRVASSSRLFGFDLNTLALTTLMNVVQPSRAHGALSR from the coding sequence ATGAAGCCGGACGAAAAGAATCGCGCCATCAATCCAGGCGAAAGGCTCGACCATGCGCTTAACGCCATGCGCGCCGAGCAGCCTGATCAAGAAACCATGAACGCCGCCGGAGAGCGCGTGTGGCAGCGCGTAAGCCAGGAAGCCGCTTTTCCTTCCACCGCGCAGGTAGCCTCTATCCGCGGATGTGAAGACGTGCGCTCATTGCTGCCGCAGTATCGCAACGGGACGCTCGCTCCAGCGCGCGCATTGCTGGTGGAATCCCATCTGCATGAATGCGTTGCTTGCCGCCGTGAAGCTGACAACGGCAAACGCGAGCGCAGCGCTCTTGCGCCGTGGAAGCAGGAACTTCCGCAGGTGGCAAACACCGGCTTCCGCTGGGTCGCTGCCGCAGCTGCAATCGTCATTTTTGCCGTGGCGACTTACTTTGTGCAGGACAAGTTCTTTTCCGGACCGCAGGGCATGCGCGCCCGTGTGGAATCACTGAACGGTGTACTGACCCGCGTGGGATATAGCGGTGATCAGGCGCTCAAAGTGGGCGATGAAGTCAGTGAAGGACAGATGGTCCGCACCGGCGGCGGATCACATGCCATGTTGCGCCTGCGCGATGGCTCAGTCGTCGAGATGAATGAGCGCGCCGAATTCGGCGTTTCCATGGGCCGCAAGGACACGACTATCCAGCTTGAACGCGGAAACATCATCATTCAAGCGGCAAAACGGACCAGCGGCCATCTTTATGTAGCTGCGCGTGATTGCCGCGTCTCGGTGACTGGAACAGTATTTTCTGTCAATGCCGGCATGAAAGGATCACGCGTTTCTGTGATTGAAGGCGAAGTGCGTGTGGCGGAAGCCGGAGCGGAGAAGGTACTGCATCCCGGCGATCAGCTTACGACCAACGCCAGCCTGGGAACGGTCCCAGTAAAGCAGGAAATAGCGTGGAGCCAGAACCTGGATAAACATCTGGCGCTGCTGGCGGAGTTTGCTCACTTGAGCAACAAGCTGGAAACCGTACAGATGCCGGGCTTGCGCTTCAAGAGCAATGTACTGCCAACGCTGCCCGCGAACACCGTTGTCTTTGCCGGCATTCCCAACCTGGGCGATGCAGTCCAGCAAGCCAATAAACTTTTCCAGCAGGAATTACAGGAGTCCGCCGTGCTACGCGAGTGGTGGCAGCAAGTGCAGGCAGGGAAGAAGAACGGCCCCGAGTTTGACGAACTGATCAACTACGTCCACGATCTTGGACAGTATCTGGGTGATGAAATTGTTTTCTCCGTCGCGCTGAACGGGCACGACGGCGAGCCTCTGGTGGTCGCTCAGGTGCAGCATGACGGCCTGAAGCAATTCATCCAGCAGGAAGCGGCAAAGTATGCAGGCACAAAAGAGCACATACGGGTCGTCGACGAACAGGAGCTGAACCAGATTCCAGCGCAGAAAGGGAAGCAGTTGCTGATCCTGGTCCGCTCTGACTTTGTTGCCGCGGCCGGCGATGCCGCAACGCTCAAACAATTTGTTGCCGGACTAAACAGCGGTGGAGGCGGCTTTGCCGGCACACCATTTGGCCAGCGTATGGCTGCGCAGTACAAGAATGGCGCGGATATCCTGTTTGGCGCGAACCTGGCAGTGATGACCTCAGCGCATAGGCCGCAAAGTCCGGAACAGACCTCGCGCTATCAGCTTACTGGCCTTGCTGACGTTGAATACCTGATTGCTGAGCGAAAGGGAAGTGGTTCGCAGGTACAGAACCACGCGCAACTAACGTTCGCCAACCAGCGCCATGGACTGGCTTCATGGCTGGCTGCGCCTGCGCCAATCGGCGGACTGGACTTCGTTTCCACCGATGCCGGCGCCGTGGCCGCGTTCATCTCCAAGGACCCGGCGGACATGCTGGATGATGTCCTGAACCTTGCCGATGCTAGTGGGAATAACGGTTCGGCAAAAATTGCACAGGGCGAGTCCGAGCTGAAGATCCAGTTCCATCGTGACCTGGCCGATACGCTCGGCGGCGAAGTTACCATCGCGCTGGATGGCCCAATCCTACCGACGCCATCATGGAAGATTGTGGCTGAGGTGAAAGATCCCGGCCGCTTGCAATCCACGATCCAACAGTTGGTTACGGATGTAAATGATCACGTCAAGGGCGAGCATCCAGGCCTGGCGCTGGAACAGACTTCGGCCAATGGATTGACGTTCTATACAATCCGCCATCTCGATGAAACAAAACCATTCGAGGCTACGTATACATTTACTGACGGATACATGATTCTTGGTCCAAGCAGGGCGCTGGTTATGAATGCGATTGCCATCCACCAGAACGGGAACTCGCTGGCACACTCAGCGGATTTCCGCGCGCTCCTGCCTCAGGACGAACAGCCTGACGTTTCCGCCGTGCTCTATCAGAACCTTGCGCCGGTGATCCAGCCGATCGCACAACAGCTTAGCGCTTCGCAATTGCAATCACTCAAACAGATTGCAGCGGAGACCAAACCCAGCGTAGTCTGCGCTTATGGTGAAAGCAATGCCATACGCGTGGCCAGCAGCAGCCGGCTCTTCGGCTTTGACTTGAACACATTGGCTCTCACCACATTAATGAATGTGGTGCAGCCTTCACGAGCGCATGGAGCGCTTTCTCGGTAA
- a CDS encoding sigma-70 family RNA polymerase sigma factor has translation MQIAQANMAVMAGDSYRPGLEQIFLEHKELVYRAAYRVTGNSSDAEDVLQTVFLRLVRLEKFPEISNLPGYLHRSAVNASLDLLRGKKETFSLDEDPNQTEVVSTDHGPHSAELRDWLRHALAKLNPRWAEMFVLRFIEDYSNREIAGLMNTSAAVVAVVLHRTRAQLKKDFKGLTRGAR, from the coding sequence ATGCAAATAGCGCAGGCGAATATGGCAGTCATGGCCGGAGACAGTTACAGGCCGGGGCTGGAGCAGATATTTCTGGAGCACAAAGAGCTTGTTTACCGGGCGGCCTATCGCGTTACCGGCAATTCGAGCGACGCAGAGGATGTGTTGCAAACCGTTTTTCTGCGGCTGGTGCGGTTGGAAAAATTTCCGGAAATCTCCAACCTTCCAGGTTATCTGCACCGTTCCGCGGTGAATGCGTCTCTGGACTTGCTGCGCGGGAAAAAGGAAACCTTTTCCCTGGATGAAGACCCGAACCAGACTGAAGTGGTGTCCACAGATCATGGACCCCATTCGGCTGAACTTCGGGACTGGTTGCGCCACGCACTGGCAAAACTGAATCCACGCTGGGCGGAAATGTTTGTGCTTCGATTTATAGAGGATTACAGCAATCGTGAAATAGCCGGACTTATGAATACATCGGCTGCGGTAGTTGCTGTGGTGCTGCATCGTACGCGTGCTCAACTCAAGAAGGATTTTAAAGGACTGACGAGAGGTGCCCGATGA
- a CDS encoding benzoate-CoA ligase family protein, which translates to MKSIQLPTIFNVATYFVDRHIAEDRGDRIAYECGDERVTYRQLFERVNRAGNALKKLGVRQEERVGLLLLDTPEFPYCFFGAIKIGAVPIPINTLLKPSEYEYILNDSRVRVLIVSESLLSHIRAIAREKLCYLKTIVVFGNAQDGTESLQDLLNESSPDLAPEQTTKDDAAFWLYSSGSTGFPKGCVHLHHDMVVCAELYARNILQITQDDRFFSVAKMFFAYGLGNGLYFALSVGATSILWPGSPSPPNIFSVIEKHKPTLFFSVPSNYSTLLSYKREGGPDFDLSTVRYAVSAGEPLAATLYHRFKQRFNVEILDAIGSTEALHMFIANRPGAVRPGSSGQIMPGYEARIVDENGNDLPDGEVGSLLIKGDSVCAFYWNQHEKTKETIEGHWIRTGDKYYRDPDGYYWYVGRNDDMMKVKGMWVSPIEIENVLMEHPMVQEAAAIGNADGNNLVKPAAYVVLKKDASNTPQLIEEIRQHVVGRLAAYKCPQVFEVVTDLPKTATGKIQRYKLRQSASGATNIPSK; encoded by the coding sequence ATGAAATCAATCCAGCTGCCGACGATTTTTAACGTCGCGACCTATTTTGTTGACCGCCACATTGCCGAAGACCGGGGCGACAGAATTGCCTATGAATGCGGCGACGAGCGCGTCACCTACCGGCAGCTCTTTGAAAGGGTCAATCGCGCGGGCAATGCGCTCAAAAAACTAGGCGTCCGGCAGGAAGAGCGCGTGGGCCTATTGCTGCTGGATACACCGGAATTTCCTTATTGCTTTTTTGGCGCTATCAAAATCGGCGCCGTTCCCATCCCGATCAATACGCTCCTGAAGCCGAGCGAGTATGAATACATCCTGAATGATTCGCGTGTGCGTGTGTTGATTGTGAGCGAATCTCTGCTGTCACATATACGGGCCATTGCCCGAGAAAAGTTGTGCTATCTAAAGACGATCGTTGTGTTTGGCAACGCGCAGGATGGCACGGAGTCACTGCAAGACCTTCTGAATGAAAGTTCTCCTGACCTGGCTCCGGAACAGACAACAAAAGACGATGCCGCATTCTGGCTGTACTCTTCCGGCAGCACTGGCTTCCCTAAAGGCTGCGTGCATCTGCACCATGACATGGTGGTATGCGCTGAACTTTATGCCAGGAACATTCTGCAGATCACCCAAGATGACCGGTTTTTCAGCGTGGCTAAAATGTTCTTTGCCTATGGCCTGGGCAACGGACTGTATTTTGCTCTCTCCGTGGGAGCAACCAGCATTCTCTGGCCAGGATCGCCGTCACCTCCTAACATTTTCTCCGTGATTGAAAAGCACAAGCCGACGCTGTTCTTTTCCGTGCCTTCAAACTATTCGACGCTGCTTTCTTATAAACGCGAAGGCGGCCCGGACTTTGATCTCTCAACCGTGCGGTACGCCGTTTCCGCCGGTGAGCCGCTGGCCGCCACGCTGTACCATCGCTTCAAGCAACGCTTTAACGTTGAGATTCTGGACGCCATCGGATCCACCGAAGCGCTGCACATGTTTATCGCCAACCGGCCGGGAGCGGTGCGTCCGGGTTCAAGCGGGCAGATCATGCCTGGATACGAAGCGCGTATCGTGGACGAAAACGGCAACGACCTTCCCGACGGCGAGGTCGGCAGCCTTTTAATTAAGGGCGATTCCGTCTGCGCGTTTTACTGGAACCAGCACGAGAAAACAAAAGAAACCATTGAGGGCCATTGGATCCGCACCGGCGACAAATACTATCGCGATCCGGACGGCTATTACTGGTACGTGGGCCGCAATGACGACATGATGAAGGTGAAGGGAATGTGGGTGAGCCCCATCGAAATTGAGAACGTGTTGATGGAGCATCCCATGGTGCAGGAGGCCGCGGCCATCGGCAACGCAGACGGCAATAATCTAGTGAAGCCCGCAGCTTACGTGGTGCTCAAGAAAGACGCGAGCAATACACCGCAATTGATTGAAGAGATTCGGCAGCATGTTGTCGGCAGACTTGCGGCGTACAAATGTCCGCAGGTATTTGAGGTGGTCACAGACCTTCCCAAGACGGCCACGGGAAAGATCCAGCGTTACAAGCTGCGGCAATCGGCATCTGGCGCAACGAACATTCCATCAAAATAA
- a CDS encoding pyridoxal phosphate-dependent aminotransferase, with the protein MFASRTDWNLKPNRLAIALERHRSSGRRLLDLSASNPTECGFKYDAPAIMRSLCAPASLQYHPDPKGLQSARQAVRDYYAEHGDGVSVEDLILTASTSEAYSFIFRLLCNPGDELLIPTPGYPLFDFLADVNDVRLVHYPLFYDHGWHIDMHALKQTITPRSRGVIVVHPNNPTGHFTKPEEVAELNQICTANQMAIIADEVFLDFSLGAVQKSFVANNGALTFTMSGISKISGLPQMKFAWLAVSGPEAEKREAVARLEMIADTYLSLNAPIQLAATVLLQQRKKFQEQLMARVHANLAELDAQLADNQHVSRLVVEGGWYAVLRIPATRSDEVLAIELLQSHDVYLHPGHFYEFSGDGYLIVSLITPTQDFSEGLRRVLSAIE; encoded by the coding sequence ATGTTCGCATCGCGCACTGACTGGAACCTGAAACCAAACCGGCTGGCCATAGCGCTGGAGCGCCATAGATCGAGCGGCCGACGACTGCTTGATCTGAGCGCGTCGAATCCTACCGAATGTGGATTCAAGTATGACGCACCGGCCATCATGCGCTCACTTTGTGCTCCCGCATCACTGCAATATCATCCTGATCCAAAAGGCTTGCAATCCGCGAGGCAGGCCGTGAGGGATTACTATGCGGAGCACGGCGATGGCGTCTCGGTCGAAGATCTTATCCTGACTGCAAGCACCAGCGAGGCCTACTCTTTCATCTTTCGGTTGCTGTGCAATCCGGGCGACGAACTGCTGATTCCCACGCCAGGCTATCCGTTGTTTGATTTTCTGGCGGACGTGAATGACGTGAGACTGGTTCACTATCCTCTTTTCTATGACCACGGGTGGCATATCGACATGCACGCTCTAAAGCAGACAATCACTCCGCGTTCACGGGGAGTCATTGTTGTCCATCCGAATAACCCTACTGGACATTTCACCAAGCCAGAAGAAGTTGCGGAGCTCAACCAGATATGTACCGCCAACCAGATGGCCATCATCGCTGATGAAGTGTTTCTTGATTTTTCGCTCGGCGCCGTGCAAAAGAGCTTTGTCGCGAACAACGGAGCACTGACGTTCACCATGAGCGGCATCTCCAAAATTTCCGGCCTGCCACAGATGAAATTTGCATGGCTTGCTGTCAGCGGCCCGGAAGCAGAAAAAAGGGAAGCGGTGGCTAGATTGGAGATGATTGCGGATACGTATCTTTCATTGAATGCTCCGATCCAGTTGGCTGCGACCGTCTTGTTGCAGCAGCGGAAAAAGTTTCAAGAGCAGTTGATGGCCCGTGTGCACGCCAATCTTGCAGAGCTGGATGCGCAGCTTGCGGACAACCAGCACGTGAGCCGTTTGGTTGTTGAGGGAGGCTGGTATGCGGTCCTTCGCATTCCAGCTACGCGTTCGGATGAAGTGCTTGCGATTGAACTGCTGCAATCGCACGATGTGTATCTTCATCCGGGGCACTTCTATGAGTTTTCGGGCGACGGATACCTTATCGTGAGCTTAATTACTCCAACACAAGATTTCAGCGAAGGGCTACGCAGGGTCTTGTCTGCCATTGAATAA